In the genome of Enterococcus hirae ATCC 9790, one region contains:
- the ylqF gene encoding ribosome biogenesis GTPase YlqF: protein MTIQWFPGHMAKARREVSEKMKYVDIVFELVDARLPLSSRNPMLDQIIQQKPRLVLLNKADLADPQQTKLWQTYFQQQGHQALAITAQESKGIKALIPEAKEALKEKRARDAARGIKPRAIRAMVLGIPNVGKSTLMNRLVGKKIAQTGNKPGVTKGQQWLRLGSELELLDTPGILWPKFEDEEIGKKLALTGAIKDQLVHLDDLAIYGLDFFARYYPGRIAERYQLPEEAEQQLAPELLMTITAKRGYKDDYDRGSEVVVFDIRQGKLGRYTLDRCEEMGKTSDE, encoded by the coding sequence ATGACGATCCAATGGTTTCCAGGGCACATGGCAAAAGCCCGTCGTGAAGTTTCTGAGAAAATGAAATATGTCGATATCGTCTTTGAATTAGTCGATGCACGATTACCTTTGTCTTCACGTAATCCAATGCTTGATCAGATCATCCAACAAAAGCCAAGGTTGGTATTATTAAATAAAGCTGATCTAGCAGACCCCCAACAAACGAAGTTATGGCAAACGTATTTTCAACAACAAGGTCATCAAGCATTAGCGATTACCGCTCAAGAGAGTAAAGGGATCAAAGCGTTGATTCCAGAAGCCAAAGAAGCACTGAAAGAAAAAAGAGCACGTGATGCCGCTCGAGGGATCAAACCACGAGCAATCAGAGCCATGGTTTTAGGTATTCCAAATGTCGGGAAGTCAACATTGATGAACCGCTTAGTTGGGAAAAAAATTGCGCAAACAGGTAATAAACCTGGTGTGACAAAAGGACAACAATGGTTGCGCCTAGGTAGCGAATTAGAGTTATTAGATACGCCAGGAATCTTATGGCCTAAATTTGAAGATGAAGAGATCGGTAAAAAACTAGCACTAACCGGAGCCATTAAAGACCAGTTAGTTCATTTAGATGATCTCGCTATCTATGGCTTAGATTTTTTCGCTCGTTACTATCCAGGAAGAATTGCGGAGCGCTATCAGTTGCCAGAAGAAGCAGAACAACAATTAGCACCTGAATTATTGATGACGATTACTGCAAAGCGTGGCTATAAAGATGATTATGATCGTGGTAGTGAAGTGGTAGTCTTCGATATCCGTCAAGGAAAACTTGGGCGCTACACGTTAGATCGATGTGAAGAAATGGGGAAAACAAGCGATGAGTGA
- a CDS encoding LytTR family DNA-binding domain-containing protein codes for MRIKFGIDNHIAQDTVKVTAHSSCEKTWGRIKEAILTTEQTIVVIDAKTNKKVSRLLSDVSSIESKEQMCHVVFTSNERYLLAVRLKIVEKQFTSYGFVRINISTLVNRSFIKAFRSTDNARVEIEMKNGSKFIVNRHYVKKFKEMWV; via the coding sequence TTGAGAATAAAATTTGGAATTGATAATCACATTGCACAGGATACAGTGAAGGTAACTGCCCATTCTTCTTGCGAAAAAACGTGGGGGAGAATAAAAGAAGCTATTCTGACTACGGAGCAAACAATCGTAGTAATTGATGCAAAAACAAATAAGAAAGTTTCCAGGCTATTAAGTGATGTCTCCTCAATCGAGTCAAAAGAACAGATGTGTCATGTCGTTTTTACATCAAATGAGAGGTATCTATTAGCTGTACGGTTAAAAATAGTTGAGAAGCAATTTACAAGTTACGGATTTGTGCGGATCAACATTAGTACGCTGGTTAATCGATCTTTTATTAAAGCTTTTCGTTCTACGGATAATGCACGGGTTGAAATTGAAATGAAAAATGGTTCTAAATTTATTGTGAATCGTCACTATGTAAAAAAATTTAAGGAGATGTGGGTATGA
- a CDS encoding VOC family protein yields the protein MNSMVFVNFPVEDVDKSVAFYEKLGFKKNEEFSTDEASAVVWDDTFWIMLLSHGFYKKFLKDKEIADNKKTSGALISFSVANADEVKKFANTAKENGGSYHEVDMGMSEEEMFSLEVQDLDGNTLEPVWMKM from the coding sequence ATGAACAGTATGGTTTTTGTTAATTTCCCCGTTGAAGATGTAGACAAGTCTGTTGCTTTTTATGAAAAATTGGGCTTTAAGAAAAATGAAGAATTTTCAACTGACGAAGCAAGCGCTGTGGTTTGGGACGACACATTTTGGATCATGTTACTCTCTCACGGTTTTTACAAAAAATTCTTAAAAGACAAAGAAATCGCAGATAATAAAAAAACAAGTGGCGCCTTGATTTCTTTCAGTGTAGCAAATGCGGATGAAGTTAAAAAGTTTGCGAATACGGCGAAAGAAAATGGCGGAAGCTATCATGAAGTCGATATGGGCATGTCTGAAGAAGAAATGTTTTCACTTGAAGTCCAAGATTTAGATGGAAATACATTAGAGCCTGTCTGGATGAAAATGTAA
- a CDS encoding lipoate--protein ligase gives MRYHIMESLDIRRNLATEEYLMNNFDSDEPLFLLYIQKPCVIIGRNQNSYEEIDLKYLREKNVTLTRRTSGGGAVYDDLGNLSFSFVTSKNAMKFGEYESITSPIITALRKMGATKAEVGGRNDMYIEGMKFSGNAMYTKKNRLYSHGTLMYDVDLSVLDKILTVSKEKIESKATKSVKKSVTNLKPFLKEKYQFEKTADFRDALICEVYQVDDLQEIEDKRVDLTKKDEQNIEQIVQNRYANDDWVYGETPRFSVKRRIRLPKVGIVDVRLSTLHGRINEIRFYGDFFGQKDVSILEQQLLGQKFIYEEIKNALNDMTVSDYIFHFNNEDLLALLF, from the coding sequence GTGCGCTATCATATCATGGAAAGTTTAGATATTCGGAGAAATCTAGCAACAGAGGAATATCTTATGAACAATTTTGACAGTGATGAACCTTTGTTTTTATTATATATTCAAAAACCTTGTGTGATTATTGGACGAAACCAAAATAGTTATGAAGAAATCGATCTCAAGTATTTAAGGGAAAAAAACGTGACACTCACTCGGCGAACCTCAGGTGGAGGAGCTGTATATGATGACTTAGGAAATCTAAGCTTTAGCTTTGTGACCAGCAAAAATGCAATGAAATTTGGTGAATATGAATCCATTACCTCGCCTATTATCACAGCATTAAGAAAAATGGGCGCAACCAAAGCAGAAGTTGGTGGACGTAATGATATGTATATCGAAGGAATGAAATTTTCTGGTAATGCCATGTATACTAAAAAAAATCGGTTATACTCACATGGTACATTAATGTATGATGTTGATTTGTCCGTTCTTGATAAAATTTTGACGGTTTCCAAAGAGAAAATTGAGTCTAAAGCAACGAAATCAGTAAAAAAAAGTGTGACGAATCTGAAACCATTTTTAAAAGAAAAATATCAATTTGAAAAAACCGCTGACTTTAGAGATGCACTGATTTGTGAAGTCTATCAGGTCGATGATCTGCAAGAAATTGAAGATAAAAGGGTAGATTTGACGAAGAAAGATGAACAAAACATTGAACAAATCGTCCAGAATCGTTATGCTAATGATGATTGGGTCTATGGTGAAACACCAAGGTTTTCGGTGAAACGCAGAATCAGGCTCCCCAAAGTTGGAATTGTGGACGTCCGTTTGTCGACACTGCATGGGAGAATCAATGAGATTCGTTTTTATGGTGATTTTTTTGGACAAAAAGATGTAAGTATTCTTGAACAACAATTACTTGGTCAAAAATTTATTTATGAAGAAATAAAAAACGCATTAAATGATATGACTGTTTCAGATTATATCTTTCATTTTAATAACGAAGATCTACTAGCACTACTATTTTAG
- the lepB gene encoding signal peptidase I produces MTKKQRYIDRFWLIIKYVLCSILIVFILRGFLLIPVPVEGNSMENVLKQGDMVVMEKFSEIRRFDVVVFQLADGTIYIKRVIGLPGETISYENDQLKVNGKVVEEPFLTKNRKSDHESSPYTTDFTLEELTNKTKLPADSYFVLGDNRRVSKDSRSFGMITGSEILGKARFVYYPLNEIKWIG; encoded by the coding sequence TTGACAAAAAAACAACGCTATATCGACCGTTTTTGGCTTATAATCAAATATGTACTTTGCTCCATCTTGATCGTTTTTATTTTAAGAGGATTTCTTCTTATTCCAGTGCCAGTGGAAGGTAATTCGATGGAAAACGTCTTGAAACAAGGTGACATGGTTGTAATGGAAAAATTTTCTGAAATCAGACGGTTTGACGTAGTTGTTTTTCAATTGGCTGATGGAACGATTTATATCAAACGAGTGATCGGGTTGCCAGGAGAGACAATTAGCTATGAGAATGATCAGCTGAAAGTGAATGGAAAAGTGGTCGAAGAACCTTTTCTAACGAAAAATAGAAAGTCAGATCATGAAAGTAGTCCTTATACAACGGACTTTACTCTGGAAGAATTAACGAATAAGACAAAGCTGCCAGCCGACAGTTACTTTGTTTTAGGGGACAATCGACGTGTTTCGAAAGACAGTCGCTCCTTTGGTATGATTACAGGAAGCGAAATATTGGGTAAGGCTCGCTTTGTTTACTATCCTTTGAACGAGATAAAATGGATTGGGTAA
- a CDS encoding YozE family protein has product MNQSFYHYLMTLRGGKQADQQSVFATEAGKDIQFPKHSTSYEEISDYLELNVDYLSSMDIFDEVWEKYLENSH; this is encoded by the coding sequence GTGAATCAAAGCTTCTATCATTATTTAATGACTCTTCGTGGCGGTAAACAAGCAGATCAACAGTCTGTTTTCGCCACAGAAGCAGGAAAAGATATCCAGTTTCCTAAACATAGTACGAGTTATGAAGAAATTTCCGATTATCTAGAATTGAATGTGGATTATTTGTCATCTATGGATATATTTGATGAGGTGTGGGAAAAATATTTAGAAAACAGCCATTGA
- the msrA gene encoding peptide-methionine (S)-S-oxide reductase MsrA produces the protein MERAIFAGGCFWCMIQPFDTLPGIHTIMSGYTGGHVPSPTYEQVKSKTTGHTEAVEIIYDPEKISYQELVEIYWQQTDPTDAFGQFEDRGENYRPVIYFTTNEQKRIAEESKNRLAASGRFTKPIVTTIEKAQPFYLAEPEHQDYYKKNPENFERNHARRAAFVKENWEERM, from the coding sequence ATGGAAAGAGCAATTTTTGCTGGAGGATGCTTTTGGTGTATGATTCAGCCCTTTGATACGCTACCAGGGATTCATACGATCATGTCTGGCTATACAGGTGGACATGTGCCATCTCCAACCTATGAACAAGTCAAATCTAAAACGACTGGTCATACAGAAGCGGTAGAGATCATCTATGATCCAGAGAAAATATCATATCAAGAATTAGTGGAAATTTATTGGCAGCAAACCGATCCAACGGATGCATTTGGACAATTTGAAGATCGTGGCGAGAATTATCGGCCGGTTATTTACTTTACGACAAATGAACAGAAGAGAATCGCGGAAGAAAGTAAAAATCGATTAGCGGCTAGTGGTCGGTTTACAAAACCGATCGTGACCACGATTGAAAAAGCACAACCATTTTATTTGGCTGAGCCAGAGCATCAAGATTATTATAAAAAAAATCCTGAAAATTTTGAGCGAAACCATGCAAGAAGAGCGGCTTTCGTCAAAGAAAACTGGGAGGAAAGAATGTGA